In Macrobrachium rosenbergii isolate ZJJX-2024 chromosome 48, ASM4041242v1, whole genome shotgun sequence, one DNA window encodes the following:
- the LOC136831746 gene encoding pro-resilin-like: MISKVTLVFLGMAALVAADSFESFERYAPPRRFSSGSVESFESGEAKYNFNWAVNHAPSRNDFGHQEARDGEDTQGSYYVHLPDGRLQKVSFHVDGDDGYIADVTYSGEAQFPDSDESFESREAPRRFYYGSGSNESK; this comes from the exons ATGATCTCCAAA GTCACCCTCGTCTTTTTGGGCATGGCTGCCCTGGTAGCAGCTGACAGCTTCGAGAGCTTCGAGAGATATGCTCCACCAAGGAGG TTCTCCTCTGGCTCCGTTGAGTCCTTCGAATCCGGCGAAGCCAAGTACAACTTCAACTGGGCCGTCAACCACGCCCCCTCCCGCAACGACTTCGGACACCAGGAAGCCCGTGATGGCGAGGACACCcagggatcctactacgtccACCTTCCCGACGGCCGCCTGCAGAAGGTGTCCTTCCACGTCGATGGTGACGACGGATACATCGCCGATGTGACCTACTCCGGTGAGGCTCAGTTCCCCGACTCCGACGAATCCTTCGAGTCCCGTGAGGCTCCCAGGAGGTTCTACTATGGCTCCGGCTCCAACGAGTCCAAGTAA
- the LOC136831747 gene encoding pro-resilin-like: MISKVTLVFLGMAALVAADSFESFERYAPPRRFSSGSVESFESGEAKYNFNWAVNHAPSRNDFGHQEARDGENTQGSYYVHLPDGRLQKVAFHVDGDDGYIADVTYSGEAQFPDSDESFESREAPRRFYYGSGSNESK, from the exons ATGATCTCCAAA GTCACCCTCGTCTTTTTGGGCATGGCTGCCCTGGTAGCTGCTGACAGCTTCGAGAGCTTCGAGAGATATGCTCCACCAAGGAGG TTCTCCTCTGGCTCCGTTGAGTCCTTCGAATCCGGCGAAGCCAAGTACAACTTCAACTGGGCCGTCAACCACGCCCCCTCCCGCAACGACTTCGGACACCAGGAAGCCCGTGACGGCGAGAACACCCAGGGATCCTACTATGTCCACCTTCCCGACGGCCGCCTGCAGAAGGTGGCCTTCCACGTCGATGGCGACGACGGATACATCGCCGATGTGACCTACTCCGGTGAGGCTCAGTTCCCCGACTCCGACGAATCCTTCGAGTCCCGTGAGGCTCCCAGGAGGTTCTACTATGGCTCTGGTTCCAACGAGTCCAAGTAA
- the LOC136831748 gene encoding pro-resilin-like gives MISKVTLVFLGMAALVAADSFESFERYAPPRRFSSGSVESFESGEAKYNFNWAVNHALSRNDFGHQEARDGEDTQGSYYVHLPDGRLQKVSFHVDGDDGYIADVTYSGEAQFPDSDESFESREAPRRFYYGSGSNESK, from the exons ATGATCTCCAAA GTCACCCTCGTCTTTTTGGGCATGGCTGCCTTGGTAGCTGCTGACAGCTTCGAGAGCTTCGAGAGATATGCTCCACCAAGGAGG TTCTCCTCTGGCTCCGTTGAGTCCTTCGAGTCCGGCGAAGCCAAGTACAACTTCAACTGGGCCGTCAACCACGCCCTCTCCCGCAACGACTTCGGACACCAGGAAGCCCGTGACGGCGAGGACACCcagggatcctactacgtccACCTTCCCGACGGCCGCCTGCAGAAGGTGTCCTTCCACGTCGATGGCGACGACGGATACATCGCCGATGTGACCTACTCCGGTGAGGCTCAGTTCCCCGACTCCGACGAGTCCTTCGAGTCCCGTGAGGCTCCCAGGAGGTTCTACTATGGCTCCGGCTCCAACGAGTCCAAGTAA